The following are from one region of the Channa argus isolate prfri chromosome 6, Channa argus male v1.0, whole genome shotgun sequence genome:
- the c5ar1 gene encoding C5a anaphylatoxin chemotactic receptor 1, producing MDYDDFNNSFMKLDFNYTLPDFDVTPEIQPIQIVALVFYGLVVLLGVPGNALVIWVTGFCMPRSVTSLWFLNLALADLLCCLSIPLLMVPLAHDDHWPFGPLACTVVKSLFWLVMYCSVLQLVLISVDRWLMVTKPVWCQNNRRPKQAAWGCVGVWCLALIYSIPQFIYTQEINAGEEKRECQTVNTVFSAWLLTIFRFLMGFLLPFLVIVVCHIVVYCKAERGLTRGRTRSQRTVRVIIAVVLTFFLCLFPMHIVDFLYLITPRHFEQNPKIYLAHVLTLCLAYLNSCLNPLLYVCLGRGFKDSMNRSLRNMLQFITEDPTARQSITHTDTKSTSNGREATKI from the coding sequence ATGGATTATGACGACTTTAATAACAGTTTTATGAAATTGGATTTTAATTACACATTACCTGATTTTGATGTTACCCCTGAGATTCAACCAATCCAGATAGTAGCTCTGGTCTTTTACGGTCTTGTGGTCCTGCTGGGTGTCCCTGGAAATGCTCTAGTGATATGGGTGACAGGGTTTTGCATGCCCCGCTCTGTCACTTCTCTCTGGTTCCTCAATCTTGCACTGGCTGATCTTCTGTGCTGCCTCTCGATCCCCCTGCTCATGGTCCCATTAGCCCATGATGATCACTGGCCCTTTGGGCCGCTGGCGTGCACAGTGGTCAAAAGCTTGTTTTGGCTGGTGATGTACTGCAGCGTCCTGCAGCTGGTTCTGATTAGCGTTGATCGCTGGTTGATGGTTACCAAACCTGTATGGTGCCAGAACAACAGAAGACCTAAGCAGGCTGCCTGGGGGTGTGTTGGTGTCTGGTGCCTGGCCCTGATATACAGCATCCCCCAGTTTATTTACACCCAGGAGATTAATGCAGGTGAAGAAAAGCGAGAGTGCCAGACAGTGAACACAGTCTTCAGTGCGTGGCTGCTTACCATCTTCCGCTTCCTGATGGGGTTCTTACTGCCTTTCCTGGTTATTGTGGTGTGTCACATAGTGGTGTACTGCAAAGCAGAGAGAGGACTGACGCGTGGTCGGACACGTTCCCAGCGAACAGTGAGGGTCATCATTGCTGTGGTGTTGACCTTCTTCTTGTGCTTGTTCCCAATGCATATTGTGGACTTTCTATACTTGATTACCCCTCGACATTTTGAACAGAATCCAAAAATTTACCTGGCACACGTTTTAACACTCTGCCTGGCATATTTGAACAGTTGTCTCAACCCactgctgtatgtgtgtctggGCCGAGGATTCAAGGACAGCATGAACCGCTCCCTGCGCAACATGCTTCAATTCATCACTGAGGACCCTACAGCCAGGCAAAGCATCACTCATACAGACACCAAGAGCACGAGCAATGGGAGGGAAGCAACTAAAATCTGA